The Rhizobium sp. WSM4643 genome contains the following window.
CGCTCCACTGCGCGCCTGTTCGGCGACAGGACGCGGCAATGGCTGATCGGCCTTTATGGACTGACGCTGGTGCTGATGTTTATCGCCTTCGTTCTCGCCGGCGCCAATCTCATTGCGTTCCTGGCCTTGCTCGGTGCGGCCGGCATGTTCGCCTGGCAGATCGTCCGGCTCGATATCAACGATGCCGACCAGTGCCTGGCGCTCTTCAAATCGAACAACCGCGTCGGCCTGATTATCTTCTTCGGCCTCTTCATATCGCTACTCTTCGCCATTCCCTGATTGGGACGATGGATGAAAACGATAAACCCGGCGCCGGCGCCGGGTTCAAAATGGTATTGCCAAATCGGGACTTTCGCGGTTTCGCTTAGGTCCGGGCGATGATTTCCTTGCCTTCGATCTTCATGGCAACGCCCAGCCGGCCGGTGGTGCGGCGCACGAGGAAGCGCGGACGGCGATTGGCAAAGTAGGAATGACGGCGGCGCGGCTTGAGATCGCTGGTGCGTAAGGCCCCGATGTGATCTTCGAGCGGCCGGGCGACACCATCGGCCTCGACCATCAGCATCGGAATGCGGAAGGCTTCGGACCAACTGCGCCAGTCGGCAGCGATGTCGCTGAGATCATGGGCGACGAGCAGCGGAATGCAGAGCTCCGGATCGGTGTGATGGAGTTCGAGGGTTACGGTGACATCGCCGTCGCCATGGTCGATGGCGCGGGCGGCGACACCTTTGAAAACGCGCTTCGGCAGCGCAATCGAGAGCGGCAGGCCGCTGGAGGGGAGGACCTTGCGCAGGACCGCACCGCGTTCGTCTATCGTGATATTGACGTCATCCGAACAATCGTGGATGGCGTAGCTGACCTGCTGGGGAAAGCGGGACGGATCGAGGCGCAACGTCGTGCCAGCCCAGGCGGGCTTCATAACGGGATTGTTCATTTCATTCTACCCTTGTCTTACCTGAGAGCCGATTTCCGGTCTTCTCCTTGGGACTTTTCGTCCTCTATGGCCGACAATAGGCAGCCGCCGTTCCGTACAGCTTAAAAATTGCGGTTAAGAAAACTTTGCCTCCTCTGATGGTTATCAAAACCGAATCCGGCAGGGTTTCCGGAAGGTGAACGGTGTGGTGTCCTGAAATGATGCATCCAGAGGTAAGCCTCAGGTAAGCTTTCCATGGCAAAATGTGCTCACCAGCAGTTCGTCTTTCTTTTAGAAATTTGGGTGAAAAGGGCGCTTTTCATGATCTCGGCTTCCCTCGCTTACACGATCCTGTCGCGGGATATGACGTCCAGCCTCAACAAGGTTGCGTCGCAGGCGACGGTCAAGAAGGATGCTCAGTACTACGCCGACCATATCAACAAGGTCGAAAACGTCGACGATTTCCTCGGCGACTACAAGCTCTACAGCTATGCAATGAAGGCCTATGGTCTCGAGGACATGACCTATGCCAAGGCCTTCATGAAGAAGGTGCTCGAAAGCGACCTCACAGACCCCGACAGCTACGCCAACAAGCTTTCCGATACGCGTTATCGCGAGTTTGCCGCCGCCTTCAATTTCAACGCGCCGGCCAAGGATGTGCAGACCGACGCGCAGGAAGATGACCTGATCGGCCTCTACAAACAGTCCTTCGTCGATGCCGACAAGGCCG
Protein-coding sequences here:
- a CDS encoding DUF6101 family protein, with amino-acid sequence MNNPVMKPAWAGTTLRLDPSRFPQQVSYAIHDCSDDVNITIDERGAVLRKVLPSSGLPLSIALPKRVFKGVAARAIDHGDGDVTVTLELHHTDPELCIPLLVAHDLSDIAADWRSWSEAFRIPMLMVEADGVARPLEDHIGALRTSDLKPRRRHSYFANRRPRFLVRRTTGRLGVAMKIEGKEIIART